In the genome of Triticum urartu cultivar G1812 chromosome 5, Tu2.1, whole genome shotgun sequence, one region contains:
- the LOC125507906 gene encoding auxin-responsive protein IAA31-like has product MANLHSSQTLTTHLQPAEKNDLLVATTSSRRQELMAAAMSYVHADVENLKATELRLGLPGVEESDKMPSPPSTPRAGTKRALAGEHREEEPKAAPPAAKAQVVGWPPVRSYRKSCFQQASSKTKEAAPAPVVVKQEEAAVAAAPLAAAAAGGSLYVKVSMDGAPYLRKIDLKMYKGYRELREALEAMFLGFSGDAGSVNPSDFAVTYEDKDGDLMLVGDVPFGMFMSTCKRMRIMKGSEARGLGSSKE; this is encoded by the exons ATGGCGAACCTCCACAGCTCACAAACCCTCACCACTCACCTACAGCCAGCTGAGAAGAACGACTTGCTAGTTGCAACCACCTCTAGCCGGCGACAGGAACTGATGGCGGCGGCCATGAGCTACGTGCATGCCGACGTGGAGAACCTCAAGGCGACGGAGCTGAGGCTCGGCCTGCCGGGCGTCGAGGAGAGCGACAAGATGCCGTCGCCGCCGTCCACTCCCAGGGCCGGCACCAAGCGCGCGCTCGCCGGGGAGCACCGCGAGGAGGAGCCCAAGGCCGCGCCCCCGGCCGCCAAGGCGCAGGTGGTTGGGTGGCCGCCGGTGAGGTCCTACAGGAAGAGCTGCTTCCAGCAGGCGAGCAGCAAGACCAAGGAGGCCGCGCCGGCACCTGTGGTGGTGAAGCAGGaggaggctgccgttgccgcggcgccgctcgccgccgcagCCGCGGGTGGATCACTGTACGTGAAGGTGAGCATGGACGGAGCACCCTACCTGAGGAAGATCGACCTCAAGATGTACAAGGGCTACCGCGAGCTCAGGGAGGCCCTGGAGGCCATGTTCCTTGGCTTCTCCGGCGACGCAGGCAGCGTGAACCCGTCCGACTTCGCCGTGACCTACGAGGACAAGGACGGCGACCTCATGCTCGTCGGCGACGTGCCCTTCGG GATGTTCATGAGCACTTGCAAGAGGATGAGGATCATGAAGGGATCCGAAGCGAGAGGCCTAGGATCATCAAAGGAGTGA